In Candidatus Marinimicrobia bacterium CG08_land_8_20_14_0_20_45_22, one DNA window encodes the following:
- a CDS encoding chaperonin, whose amino-acid sequence MKEGTQIILIGDRVLIDPEPDDNKTPSGLYLPPGVKEKEKVQGGYVVKTGPGFPLPFDNDLDEQPWEEEKSYEPRYVPLQAEEGDYAIFLRKAAIEIEIENKKYLIVSHSSILMLMRDGYLE is encoded by the coding sequence ATGAAAGAAGGAACACAAATTATACTCATTGGCGATCGGGTTTTGATCGATCCGGAACCTGACGACAACAAGACGCCGAGCGGTCTTTATCTCCCTCCGGGCGTTAAGGAAAAAGAAAAGGTTCAGGGCGGATACGTCGTTAAAACCGGGCCCGGATTTCCACTTCCTTTCGACAATGATCTCGACGAACAGCCATGGGAAGAAGAAAAGAGCTACGAACCGCGGTATGTTCCGCTTCAGGCAGAGGAAGGCGATTACGCAATTTTCCTAAGAAAAGCCGCCATCGAAATCGAAATCGAGAATAAAAAATATCTCATCGTTTCACATTCCTCCATTCTTATGCTGATGAGAGATGGATATCTGGAATAA